A single region of the Podospora pseudopauciseta strain CBS 411.78 chromosome 1, whole genome shotgun sequence genome encodes:
- a CDS encoding hypothetical protein (EggNog:ENOG503P43S; COG:H), whose protein sequence is MADHPHPHGSHHGHSHAHGHGEAQNREYFNQQASSYDSKHEKTLDKLAEEIRKRIDFIGVEWADEESSGDEEEKKDDSREKREVREVRLLDYACGTGLGESALAPYTTQCVGIDLSENMVATYNARAANQGLTPEEMHAHVGNLCLPTDSPSYPTQTQLFSSSDFFSFDLAAICLGFHHFDDPPLAARRLVERLRPGSGVLMILDFLPHEKMDASHPASGTVIHHGFSKEQIQKIFEDAGAGEHFAFEELAVVFNKAAGTREEMKRKIFMARGTRRRAE, encoded by the exons ATGGCCgatcaccctcaccctcacgGTTCCCATCATGGCCACTCCCACGCTCACGGCCACGGAGAGGCTCAAAACAGGGAGTACTTCAA TCAACAAGCATCCTCTTACGACTCCAAGCACGAGAAAACCCTCGACAAGCTGGCTGAAGAGATCAGGAAGCGGATCGATTTCATTGGTGTTGAGTGGGCTGACGAGGAGAGCTccggtgacgaggaggagaaaaaagatgacagcagggagaagagggaggtgagggaggtgaggttgttggattATGCTTGTGGGACCGGACTTGGTGAGTCT GCTCTTGCTCCGTATACCACCCAGTGTGTCGGCATTGATTTGTCCGAGAATATG GTGGCTACCTACAATGCCAGAGCCGCAAATCAG GGCCTAACCCCCGAAGAAATGCACGCCCACGTCGGCAACCTGTGCCTCCCCACTGACTCCCCTTCCTACcccacccaaacccaactcttctcctcctccgacttcttctccttcgacCTAGCAGCCATCTGCCTAGGCTTCCACCACTTCGACGACCCTCCCCTCGCAGCCCGCCGCCTCGTTGAGCGCCTCAGGCCCGGCTCCGGCGTGCTCATGATTCTGGACTTCCTCCCCCACGAAAAGATGGACGCCTCCCATCCTGCCTCTGGCACTGTCATCCACCACGGCTTTTCCAAGGAGCAGATCCAGAAGATCTTTGAAGATGCCGGCGCAGGAGAGCATTTCGCCTTTGAAGAGCTGGCGGTTGTTTTCAACAAAGCTGCggggacgagggaggagatgaagaggaagatttTCATGGCCagggggacgaggaggagggcggagtAG
- the SNX3 gene encoding Sorting nexin-3 (EggNog:ENOG503P1WX; COG:U) — protein MQSLPDTRTQSFDEIYGPPENFLEIEVRNPRTHGIGRHMYTDYEIVCRTNIPAFKLRQSTVRRRYSDFEYFRDILERESARVTIPPLPGKVFTNRFSDDVIEGRRAGLEKFLKIVVGHPLLQTGSKVLAGFVQEVMGQLVRTDSGSTATTNTTTTTTATTTTTTTTTTVSVSTNGSSFSTTGRGISRLWSAGRERAATDISRSVSAPPQPSLSVQTRPRKLQKKPPKGMFPESYKMGD, from the exons ATGCAATCCCTCCCCGACACCCGCACCCAGTCCTTTGACGAGATCTACGGCCCCCCCGAGAACTTTCTCGAGATCGAAGTCCGCAACCCCCGCACCCACGGCATCGGTAGGCACATGTACACCGACTACGAGATCGTCTGCCGGACCAACATCCCTGCTTTTAAGCTGAGGCAGTCGACGGTCCGGAGGAGGTACAGCGACTTTGAGTACTTTCGGGATATCCTCGAGAGGGAGAGCGCGAGGGTTACGATCCCGCCGCTGCCGGGGAAGGTGTTTACGAACAGGTTCAGCGATGACGTGATTGAGGGCAGGAGGGCCGGGCTGGAGAAGTTTCTGAAGATTGTGGTTGGCCATCCGCTGTTGCAGACGGGGAGCAAGGTTCTGGCCGGGTTCGTGCAGG AGGTCATGGGGCAGCTGGTGAGGACTGACTCGGGCTCTACTGCCACTACCAATacgaccacgaccacgaccgcgaccacgaccacgaccacgaccacgaCCACGGTTTCGGTTTCTACGAACGGCAGCAGCTTTTCGACAACGGGGAGGGGTATTTCGCGGTTGTGGTCTgccgggagggagagggcggcaACGGACATCAGCAGGTCGGTGTCGGCGCCACCGCAGCCATCACTCTCTGTGCAGACGAGACCGAGAAAGCTGCAAAAGAAACCACCAAAAGGGATGTTTCCAGAGTCGTATAAGATGGGTGATTAG
- the UBP6 gene encoding deubiquitinating enzyme (BUSCO:EOG09263BGW; EggNog:ENOG503NUIQ; MEROPS:MER0004316; COG:O): MATVNVVIKHGPKKYDVEVDTTAPGEELKYQLFSLTGVEPDRQKILVKGGQLKDDTDMSKLGLKPGQVIMMMGTPGEGGGAIVRPTEKVKFLEDMTEAEQAQQAGATPAGLINLGNTCYLNSTLQALRSIPELQESLEKYEFRNAAPSGSQLGLTTTTPGADITYQLRNLFRDMSKTQEGMPPLGFLSALRTTFPQFAEKSKKGPGYAQQDAEEAWSQIVSQLNQKLQIKEGGEGSSAEASFIGKYMCGELSSTLECDDPAAAEAGEEPTHSKDQFLKLNCHIDGQTAHLRDGLANGLKEKIEKRSEALGRDVTYTKTSKISRLPKYLTVHFVRFFWKRDVQKKAKIMRKVTFPHELDVVEFCTDDLRKALVPVRDKVREVRKEEEDVERARKRRKRNPVEDQTPEEKKEQEKKEKGKKPSTSADGDVEMGESFKTDAEFEAEKDAALLAAKKELNSLIDPELRKDDGANQSGIYELRGVVTHQGASADSGHYTAYIKKAGPKDPVTGKVGPEDGKWWWFNDDKVTEVTSDKIDALAGGGESHSALICLYKAIPLPTAEGVME, from the exons ATGGCGACAGTCAACG TGGTTATCAAGCACGGGCCCAAGAAGTACGATGTCGAGGTCGATACTACCGCTCCCGGCGAAGAGCTCAAGTACCAGCTCTTCAGTCTCACGGGTGTCGAACCCGACCGTCAAAAGATCCTCGTCAAGGGTGGCCAGCTGAAGGATGATACCGACATGAGCAAGCTGGGCCTCAAGCCTGGTCAGGTtatcatgatgatgggaacgCCAGGAGAGGGCGGAGGTGCTATCGTGCGCCCAACAGAGAAGGTCAAGTTTCTCGAGGACATGACCGAGGCGGAGCAAGCGCAGCAAGCTGGAGCCACACCGGCCGGCCTTATCAACCTGGGCAACACCTGTTATTTGAATTCGACACTTCAGGCTTTGCGTTCCATCCCCGAACTTCAAGAGTCGCTCGAAAAGTACGAGTTCCGAAATGCCGCGCCCAGTGGTTCGCAGCTCggtctcaccaccaccacgccgGGAGCTGATATCACCTACCAGCTGAGGAATCTGTTCAGAGATATGTCCAAAACTCAGGAAGGAATGCCACCACTGGGCTTTTTGAGCGCCCTTCGCACCACGTTCCCACAGTTCGCCGAGAAGAGTAAGAAGGGGCCAGGCTACGCCCAACAAGACGCTGAGGAGGCCTGGTCGCAAATTGTGTCTCAGTTGAACCAGAAGCTCCAGATCAAGGAAGGCGGGGAAGGCTCTTCCGCCGAGGCCTCGTTCATCGGCAAGTACATGTGCGGAGAGCTGTCCAGCACACTCGAATGCGACGACCCTGCCGCTGCCGAAGCGGGCGAGGAGCCGACCCATTCCAAGGATCAGTTCTTGAAGCTCAACTGCCATATCGACGGCCAGACGGCGCATTTGAGGGATGGCCTCGCCAACGGTCTCAAGGAGAAGATAGAGAAGCGATCAGAGGCTCTCGGGAGGGATGTGACCTACACCAAGACCTCCAAGATCTCTCGGTTACCCAAGTACCTCACAGTTCACTTTGTGCGCTTCTTCTGGAAGCGTGACGtccagaagaaggccaagatcaTGCGCAAGGTGACCTTCCCGCACGAGCTGGACGTGGTCGAGTTCTGCACCGACGACTTGAGGAAGGCTCTTGTTCCAGTCCGTGACAAGGTTCGCGAGGTgcgcaaggaggaggaggatgtcgagcGGGCCCGTAAGCGTCGCAAGAGAAACCCGGTCGAGGACCAGACtcccgaggagaagaaggaacaggagaagaaggagaagggaaagaagccGTCCACGTCGGCTGACGGTGACGTGGAGATGGGCGAGAGTTTCAAGACTGATGCCGAGTTCGAGGCTGAGAAAGACGCTGCGCTCCTcgcggccaagaaggagctcAACTCCCTCATCGACCCCGAGCTGCGCAAAGACGACGGCGCCAATCAGTCTGGCATCTATGAACTTCGCGGCGTCGTCACTCATCAGGGTGCCAGTGCCGACAGCGGTCATTACACGGCGtacatcaagaaggccggGCCCAAGGATCCTGTGACTGGAAAAGTCGGCCCTGAGGACGgcaagtggtggtggttcaaCGATGACAAGGTTACCGAGGTGACGTCGGACAAGATCGATGCCCTTGCTGGAGGCGGCGAGTCCCACTCTGCGCTCATCTGCCTTTACAAGGCCATCCCCCTGCCCACCGCCGAGGGTGTCATGGAGTAG
- a CDS encoding hypothetical protein (EggNog:ENOG503Q4S1), giving the protein MVLPPAGLNNAIPQSHFPSHSNARPVHAGNGSAAFKHDNPQSHPSVYNNVGRKNNGNTPHRGHQVGQNNHMANLNNSNMGPPQGDNNLAQNNSTGVPGHSNAAAPTPSNAGTTLQAYFNPVTGQTMRLDGTISTPHESKKNRYADHSIYNQSEPRNFAPRPMGIPVMFPPPPNFTSGPGSSSQIGDIITNQAFTDPFTSPDLSAINAVNEAAYFLANFHEIDYSELTEAEQELEAQWGLLRDKLSGLRTMGSNALRRLINGVNGIPTTSVLLNVMNFPFIESSSQSMPAVWGVIKISNIPFGTMRAEIIAMLGRNSKIITDAQEGIHIIMERVTSKTGDAFVEFNSIHAAARTVERHHEAIRKHRQPRLGDRPIKMTMSSQKELMEALFPLCRGVNFDDGHVTLLPEDPESPWNTFRGFVMAEELNLLIKHIEMPSRSPYSKDCPQRPFESMISTLKKLPWYASHLITLEQRQIIYDATFRLIEFLGELLQKGDGTPGKHRQQTVLNEQLYKRLVHAAMLCPGFSVLQKDNIAYLVNMSGPAIAEFNMPPFSECWAHLYNLCPRPGVPVDVLEWYITLIREETVRYVNTLPASVQASIKERAKEDSLYFGYMWHEIQLPQGRELAAMTLRDVAEKELDAIKRILDRAAANAHAHLVTDAAYQHPDHYIVI; this is encoded by the exons ATGGTTCTGCCTCCTGCTGGACTCAACAACGCCATCCCTCAGAGCCACTTCCCTTCCCACAGCAACGCTAGGCCTGTTCACGCTGGCAATGGCTCTGCTGCCTTCAAGCACGACAACCCTCAAAGCCACCCGTCTGTTTACAACAACGTTGGCCGCAAGAACAATGGCAACACCCCTCATCGCGGTCATCAGGTTGGTCAGAACAACCACATGGCgaacctcaacaacagcaacatgggACCTCCCCAAGGCGACAATAACCTTGCCCAGAACAACAGCACGGGTGTGCCTGGCCACAGCAATGCTGCTGCCCCAACTCCATCCAATGCCGGCACAACACTTCAGGCCTATTTCAATCCTGTCACAGGCCAGACAATGAGACTGGACGGAACCATCTCGACTCCCCATGAGTCGAAGAAGAATAGGTATGCCGATCACTCCATTTACAATCAGTCGGAGCCGCGAAACTTTGCACCTCGTCCGATGGGCATCCCAGTCATgtttccaccccctcccaacttCACCTCGGGCCCTGGGTCCAGCAGTCAAATCggcgacatcatcaccaaccaggCATTCACTGACCCCTTCACTTCGCCGGATTTGTCTGCGATCAACGCTGTCAACGAAGCAGCGTACTTCCTTGCCAACTTTCACGAGATTGACTACAGCGAGTTGACTGAGGCTGAGCAGGAGTTGGAAGCCCAATGGGGATTGCTTCGAGACAAGCTCTCCGGACTCCGGACTATGGGTTCCAATGCCCTGAGAAGGTTGATCAATGGTGTTAACGGGATCCCCACCACATCGGTCCTACTCAATGTCATGAACTTTCCGTTCATTGAGAGTTCCAGTCAGTCGATGCCTGCTGTTTGGGGGGTCATCAAAATCAGCAAC ATTCCATTCGGCACAATGCGAGCGGAGATCATCGCTATGCTTGGCCGCAATTCGAAAATCATCACCGATGCGCAGGAGGGAATCCATATCATTATGGAGCGGGTTACCTCGAAGACTGGGGATGCTTTCGTCGAGTTCAACAGCATTCATGCTGCGGCTCGCACCGTCGAGCGCCATCACGAGGCTATCCGCAAGCACCGCCAACCTCGCTTGGGCGATCGCCCCATCAAGATGACGATGTCTAGTCAGAAGGAGCTCATGGAGGCACTTTTCCCCTTGTGCCGCGGCGTGAATTTCGACGATGGCCACGTCACATTGCTCCCTGAAGACCCCGAAAGCCCGTGGAACACTTTCCGCGGCTTTGTCATGGCGGAAGAGTTGAACCTTCTCATCAAGCACATCGAGATGCCTTCTCGCTCACCTTACTCCAAGGACTGTCCCCAGCGCCCTTTTGAGTCGATGATCTCCACGCTCAAAAAGCTGCCGTGGTACGCCTCTCATCTGATCACTCTTGAACAGCGTCAGATCATCTATGATGCAACCTTCCGGCTGATCGAGTTCCTCGGTGAGCTCCTCCAGAAGGGTGATGGGACCCCTGGAAAGCATCGCCAGCAGACGGTTCTGAATGAGCAGTTATACAAGCGTCTTGTTCACGCAGCAATGCTCTGCCCCGGATTCTCTGTCCTCCAGAAGGACAACATCGCCTACCTGGTGAACATGTCCGGACCGGCCATTGCCGAATTCAACATGCCCCCCTTCTCCGAGTGCTGGGCGCACCTGTACAACTTGTGCCCTCGCCCTGGTGTCCCGGTCGACGTGCTTGAGTGGTacatcaccctcatccgCGAGGAGACAGTTCGCTATGTCAACACACTCCCGGCGTCGGTGCAGGCTTCTATCAAGGAGCGTGCGAAGGAGGACAGTCTTTACTTCGGGTATATGTGGCACGAGATCCAGCTTCCTCAGGGCAGGGAACTCGCCGCTATGACTCTTCGGGACGTGGCTGAAAAGGAGCTGGATGCCATCAAGCGGATCCTGGACCGAGCCGCCGCTAACGCCCACGCTCACCTGGTTACCGATGCTGCTTACCAGCATCCGGATCACTACATCGTGATCTAA
- the ARC19 gene encoding Arp complex subunit (EggNog:ENOG503NY5W; COG:Z; BUSCO:EOG09265CCT), with protein MSQSLRPYLQAVRSSLTAALCLSNFASQTAERHNVPEVEARTSPEVLLTPLTIARNENERVLIEPSINSIRISIKIKQADEIEHILVHKFTRFLTQRAESFFILRRKPIKGYDISFLITNFHTEEMLKHKLVDFIIQFMEEVDKEISEMKLFLNARARFVAESFLTPFD; from the exons ATG TCGCAATCACTTCGACCGTATCTCCAGGCTGTCCGCAGCAGTCTGACCGCCGCCCTCTGCTTGTCCAACTTCGCGTCCCAAACCGCCGAAAGACACAATGTTCCCGAAGTCGAGGCCCGAACATCACCTGAGGTTCTCTTGACGCCCCTGACGATTGCGCGCAACGAGAACGAGCGGGTACTCATTGAGCCCAGCATCAACAGTATTCGTATCAGcatcaagatcaagcagGCCGACGAAATTGAACACATTCTTGTCCACAAGTTTACAAGATTCTTGACGCAACGCGCCGAGTCATTCTTCAttttgaggaggaagccCATCAAG GGCTATGACATTTCATTTTTGATAACCAACTTCCACACGGAGGAAATGCTCAAGCACAAGCTGGTTGATTTCATCATCCAGTttatggaggaggttgacaaAGAGATTTCAGAGATGAAGCTGTTT TTGAATGCGCGGGCTCGTTTCGTAGCGGAATCTTTCCTCACTCCA TTCGACTGA
- the RIM2 gene encoding Pyrimidine nucleotide transporter, mitochondrial (BUSCO:EOG09263HED; EggNog:ENOG503NV2Q; COG:C): MATVTTTRTLPGGNQKMETVSGAPVQLLQSRETGEVDPRPKPGERPAVAKSWAHFVAGGVGGMTAATLTAPLDVLKTRLQSDFYQAQLRASRAAHVGPMNPLRTAVYHFNETASILAAVYKVEGPRALFKGLGPNLVGVVPARAINFFTYGNSKRLLAQWFNDGKDDSTYIHLSSAMIAGVVTSTATNPIWMVKTRLQLDKNLAAEGGIATRQYKNSLDCIKQVLRNEGIYGLYKGMSASYLGVAESTLQWVLYERAKKSLARREERLVISGKERTWWDTTVSWMGNASAAGGAKLIAAILTYPHEVARTRLRQAPMADGRPKYTGLVQCFKLVAKEEGMVGLYGGMTPHLLRTVPSAAIMFGMYEGILRLLQPSHHEP, translated from the exons ATGGCTACGGTTACTACCACCAGGACCCTACCTGGTGGCAACCAGAAGATGGAAACCGTGTCCGGTGCTCCTGTACAACTTCTTCAGTCCCGGGAGACCGGCGAGGTTGACCCCAGGCCAAAGCCTGGAGAAAGGCCGGCAGTCGCAAAGTCATGGGCACACTTTGTAGCTGGAGG TGTCGGCGGCatgacagcagcaaccctCACAGCCCCCCTCGACGTCCTCAAAACCCGCCTCCAATCCGACTTTTACCAAGCCCAGCTCAGAGCCTCCCGCGCCGCCCACGTCGGCCCCATGAACCCCCTCCGCACGGCAGTCTACCACTTCAACGAAACCGCCTCGATCCTCGCGGCCGTGTACAAGGTAGAAGGCCCGCGCGCCTTGTTCAAGGGTCTCGGCCCCAACCTCGTCGGCGTCGTCCCTGCCCGCGCGATCAACTTCTTTACATACGGCAACAGTAAACGTTTGTTGGCTCAATGGTTCAATGATGGGAAAGACGACTCGACATACATCCACCTCTCCTCGGCCATGATAGCCGGTGTGGTAACGAGCACGGCGACGAACCCGATCTGGATGGTCAAGACGAGATTGCAGCTTGACAAGAACCTCGCGGCTGAGGGCGGGATCGCGACGAGGCAGTACAAGAACAGTTTGGACTGCATCAAGCAGGTGCTGAGGAATGAGGGCATTTACGGGCTGTACAAGGGCATGAGCGCGAGTTATCTGGGCGTGGCCGAGTCGACCCTGCAGTGGGTGCTGTACGAGCGGGCGAAGAAGAgtctggcgaggagggaggagagatTGGTGATTAGcgggaaggagaggacgtGGTGGGATACGACGGTGAGCTGGATGGGGAACGCGAGCGCGGCGGGAGGGGCGAAGTTGATTGCGGCCATTTTGACTTACCCTCATGAG GTTGCCCGGACAAGACTCCGTCAAGCGCCCATGGCGGACGGCAGACCAAAATATACCGGCCTGGTTCAGTGCTTCAAGCTtgtggccaaggaggagggcatgGTCGGTCTCTATGGAGGCATGACGCCGCACCTGCTCAGGACCGTCCCAAGTGCGGCCATCATGTTTGGCATGTACGAGGGCATCCTGAGACTGCTGCAACCTTCGCATCATGAGCCATGA